A section of the Epinephelus moara isolate mb chromosome 3, YSFRI_EMoa_1.0, whole genome shotgun sequence genome encodes:
- the spry4 gene encoding protein sprouty homolog 4, with protein sequence MESRVPHHIPGVSSSLISQPLLDSRVPYGRLQHPLTIYPIDQIKSSHVENDYIDSPAVVSQQPPSQKSANRRITWLGQNQEAFLGANHNHHHNHQHQHHQQGRCEPHPHQDTTTHPWISFSGRPSSISSSSSTSSDQRLLDHAAPTPTVDHHPNLHPHQGPVNTITTRTPGCFTSSESKVLTSSSSASSCSSSSKSLDLKSAKMPVGGVCTTGGQQGLALIPSSPAEKKHLLLCEHCGKCRCTECTLPRTLPSCWVCNQECLCSAQSLVDTATCMCLVKGIFYHCTEDEDDEGSCADKPCSCSQANCCARWSFMAALSVVLPCLVCYLPATGLAKLGQKCYDNVSRPGCRCKNSQGGVSAPVCKNGGVEAKVGTLEKQQQGS encoded by the coding sequence ATGGAGTCCAGGGTTCCCCACCACATCCCCGGAGTGTCCTCCTCCCTCATATCCCAGCCCCTGCTGGACAGTCGAGTGCCCTACGGCCGCCTGCAGCACCCTCTCACCATCTACCCCATCGACCAAATAAAGTCCTCGCATGTGGAGAACGACTACATCGACAGCCCGGCCGTCGTCTCCCAGCAGCCCCCGAGTCAGAAGTCTGCGAACCGAAGAATCACCTGGCTTGGTCAGAACCAGGAGGCCTTCCTGGGGGCAAACCACAACCACCATCACAATCACCAacaccagcaccaccagcagggCAGGTGCGAGCCCCACCCTCACCAGGACACCACCACCCACCCTTGGATTTCCTTCAGTGGGAGGCCCAGCtctatcagcagcagcagcagcacctcaTCTGATCAGAGACTGCTGGACCACGCTGCACCCACCCCAACGGTAGACCACCACCCAAACCTGCACCCCCACCAGGGCCCAGTGAACACAATCACTACCCGAACTCCAGGCTGCTTCACTTCCTCTGAGTCGAAAGTcctcacctcctcttcctctgcctcgtcttgctcctcctcctctaaaTCGCTGGACCTCAAGTCTGCAAAGATGCCCGTGGGAGGCGTGTGCACCACTGGAGGCCAGCAGGGGTTGGCGCTGATTCCTTCCTCCCCGGCCGAGAAGAAGCACCTCCTTCTCTGCGAGCACTGCGGGAAGTGCCGATGCACGGAGTGTACGCTCCCCCGAACCCTACCCTCTTGTTGGGTCTGCAACCAGGAGTGCCTGTGCTCTGCTCAGAGCCTGGTGGATACAGCCACCTGCATGTGCCTGGTCAAAGGGATCTTCTACCACTGCACCGAGGATGAGGACGACGAGGGCTCCTGTGCCGACAAGCCCTGTTCGTGCTCCCAGGCCAACTGTTGCGCACGCTGGTCCTTCATGGCTGCCCTTTCAGTTGTCCTGCCTTGCCTGGTCTGCTATCTGCCGGCTACGGGCCTGGCCAAACTGGGACAGAAGTGTTACGACAATGTTAGCAGGCCCGGCTGCCGCTGCAAGAACTCCCAGGGAGGCGTGAGTGCCCCTGTGTGTAAAAACGGAGGCGTGGAAGCAAAAGTTGGGACGCtagagaagcagcagcaggggtCATGA